The window TCGATGTCGAAGAGTCCCGAGTGAAGGCGCTCGTCGCCGCACTCGAAGACGTCGATATCGACGAGGCCGTCGAACAGGCCGCCGCCGTCCCCGCCGGTGGTGCCGCCGCAGGCGGCGCCGCAGGCGGCGCCGCAGGTGGCGACGAGGGTGACGACGAAGGTGCCGAAGAGGAAGAGGCCGCCGAAGAGGAAGACGACGAGGACGAAGACGACGATGCGGGCGGCGAAGGTCTCGGCGAACTCTTCGGTTAAACGACGATATCAAACCGGTTTTTCTTTCGTGCGCAAATCGGAGAGCGACTGCTCGATTCGATACCAACAGGTCAGCAACCGCGAACGTTTAAGTACGAAAGCGGAACCATTCCACCTCGATGGAGGTGTTCGGAACGCGGTTGGTGGTGGCACCGGCGACGACGGCAACGGCACTCGCGTTCATTCTCGGTGGTATCGCACTCGGCACGCTGAGTGGACTGACGCCGGGAATTCACGTCAATAATCTCGCTTTGCTGCTCGCGTCGGCCGCCCCGGCGATACCCGGTCCACCGGAACTCGTCGGTTCTGCGATGCTGTCCGCAGGTGTCGTCCACTCGTTTCTCGATGTCGTTCCAACCCTCGCGCTCGGGGTACCGGACCCCGTAATGGCGGTGTCGGCACTTCCCGGGCACCGACTCGTTATCGAAGGTCGTGGACGAGAGGCGATCCGCCTTTCTGCTCTCGGGAGTGGTCTCGCAGTCGCCCTCGCGGTACCGCTCGCAATTCCGGTGACGACGGTGATGACCACGGCGTATCCAGTGATTCGGGAAAACCTCCCGTTCGTTCTCGTTTTCGTCGCGGGATTTCTCGTCGTCACGGAACCAACGATGCGTGGGAAAGTCGGTGGCTTGGTCGCACTTTGTGCAAGCGTCATTCTCGGCGTACTCACCCTCGACCTTTCGCCCGCCGCTCCATTGGATGCAGGCGGTGTCCTCACACCACTGTTCGCCGGGTTGTTTGGTGCGCCAGTTCTCGTCGATGCGATGGACGGTGCAGGCGTTCCGGAACAGTCGGATGCCGCACTCGCCACGTCGCGGGAAGACGTAGTACTCACCGCCGCGGCTGGTGCCGTTGCCGGTGCAATCGTCGGCTATTTGCCCGGCGTCTCGAGTGCGATTGCTGCCGTCATCGCGCTCACACTCGTTCCCGGGAGAACTGGAGCGAGGGGATTCGTCGTCGCAACTAGCGGTGTCAACACCGCGAATACGGTGTTCGCGCTGTTTGCCCTGGTCGCCCTCGGGACGCCACGAACTGGGGTGATGGTCGCCCTTCGGGAAACGAACACGCCGCTTCATCTCCCGACGCTACTCGTCAGCGTCGCGATCGCCGGTATCGTCGGCTTCGCCCTCGCTCTCGTGGTCGGCGACACATATCTCGAAACCGTCGGACGGGCGGATTATCGGACGCTATCGGTCGGCGTACTCTCCTTGCTGGTCATTGCATCGTTTCTGTTCGCCGGTATCGTTGGCATCGGGATTTTTCTCGTTAGCGTTCTCCTCGGTCTCTTTCCACCGCGAGTTGGCTGTCGTCGGGTTCACCTGATGGGAGTGTTGATGGGGCCCCTCGCGCTTGTATGAGGACCACGAAGCTTTTCCCGGTCGATTGTCAATTAGGCTGTATTATCTCGCTGTTCGGTCCGGTTCCCGGCGGCATGGAGTTGTTCGTCGTGTTCATCGTTACGATACTGCTGTTCGGATTGCCACTCACCGTCTTCCGTGGGTTGTTCTTGGCCCACAAACGCTCGAAGGAGGAAATTGATGAACTGAAGCGAGAGGTGTCGGCGTCAAAAGAACAGGTCGAAAAGGGGGATCGATAGTCCATCGAGGGGCCGACACGCACGTCGTGTCGATATGTACCACTTTTCGCGTGTGTCGGTTGCAGAAACTATTGACCCATCACTTCGAGACACCGACCGACGAACGTGTTGTGGACTGCGAACACTTCGCTGTCCAGCGCGACTGCGGTTCCGCGTGCCTCCCCGTGGATGAAATGCATCTCGACGGCGTCATCGAAACATCGAATGGTACAATCCAGCGACCCGTGAATATAGAGGTCCTCCTGATGGGCTTTTTCGATGGCTTCGAGACGCATATCACGAAGGACGTCCACACGCGCTCGTTCGTCGTAGGCGTCCGCAACGTCGTCACGGATATACAGCAACTCGTGGGTATCGTCATCGTAGTACAGTACACTCCGAAGGTGGTCGCCGACTCGATCTTGGAGAAAGGAGACGAGTTCTTTGGATTCGGTAGCTGTTCCAGTCATGAGAACCATCCTGCTCGATGTTCTCACGACGATACCATTACTCTTCGGTCGATTATCTTCGATGAAAATCAGTCGGAGAGGTCTCGAACGACGGATTCTTGTATCGATTCTCGAACGCGATGGCTGGCGTCCGCATCGGTAATGACCTCGATGACCTGTGTTCCAGCGGTGTTGAGGGACGTTTGGAACCGTTCACGGAATTCGGAAAGGGTCTCCACACGGTCGAAATCGAGGTCGTAGAGACCCTCCGTCGCTTCGAAGTCGAGGCCGTGCGGTGTTCGAAACTGCCCGGTAAACGGCGGATCGAACGACTCGATCGGAAGCATATGGAAGATCCCACCACCATCGTTGTTGATTTCGACGATGGTCGCATCGACACCACTGCGCGTAAGCGCGAGCAATCCGTTCATGTCGTGGTAGTACGCGATGTCACCGAGCACGAGGACTACCGGGTCAGTAGTCGCACTGCCTGCTCCGAGTGCAGTACTGATGATACCGTCAATGCCGCTCGCACCGCGATTACCGAGGACCGTTACGTCGGCGGAGCGCGGTTTTCCGAATCTGTCGATGTCCCGGACTGGCATGCTGTTCGAGACGAACAGGGTTGCCGGATCGGGGACGAGTTCGGTGACGGCCGCGAGTACACCGCCTTCGAAATGGTCGTTCGACTGCTCAACGTGTTCCCAATGACATGAATCCGCGCGTTCGAAGGAGGCGGACCAATCATCGCTTTCACTCCGTTCCGGGAGTTCGCCCACTAACCGACGGACGAACCGGGTCGGGTCAGCGACGACGAGATCCGTTGCTGTAAAAGTCGCTTCTCGCCAACCGCCCGCAGCATCGACGAGATACTGCCGTGTATCGGTTCGTTCGAGATATTGCCGGAGTGTTTTCGAGGTCGGCGACGCGCCGAATCGAATAACGACATCGGGGTCGGGCCACTCATCGGTCACGTCCCGAACGAGGTATGAGTCGTATCCTCCGATAATCGTTCGGTCGTGACCGAACCGGTGACCGGACAGCGGGTCCGCGAGGATTGGAAAGCCGGTTTTGTCCGCGAGTTGGGAGAGGGAATCTCGTGTCGGGGTCGGTGCATCGGCAGGCCCGACGACGAGCAAGCCTCGCTCCGCATCCGAGACCGTTTCCGCGATGGAGACGAGCGATTCGGGATCGAGTTCCGGGACGCCCTGGGACACGGTGACAAACGGTTCGTCGCGTCCCGTAACTGCGAGCGGATGCTCGTCTTCGAAACCGTCGGGGACGTCGCCCGGAACTGCAGTCGGTTCGAGCGGCTTTCTGAATGGGAAGTTGAGATGTACCGGTCCCGGCGGCGTACCGGTCGCAGAGGTGAGTGCTCGGGCTGTTGTCGTTCTGAGATAGCGAAGTTTGCGCGCGCTCGCCTCCGGTTCCGCGATATCAGCGTACCAGCGGA of the Haladaptatus caseinilyticus genome contains:
- a CDS encoding DUF7522 family protein, which translates into the protein MTGTATESKELVSFLQDRVGDHLRSVLYYDDDTHELLYIRDDVADAYDERARVDVLRDMRLEAIEKAHQEDLYIHGSLDCTIRCFDDAVEMHFIHGEARGTAVALDSEVFAVHNTFVGRCLEVMGQ
- the menD gene encoding 2-succinyl-5-enolpyruvyl-6-hydroxy-3-cyclohexene-1-carboxylic-acid synthase, translated to MTHPNRNTLWAETFVDEVAKAGIDAVCLAPGSRSTPLTVAFATHDDIEVFSHLDERSAAFFALGRAKRTGTPTPIVCTSGTAAANFHPAIIEADRARVPMLVCTADRPPELRDSGANQTVDQEKLYGDAVRWYADIAEPEASARKLRYLRTTTARALTSATGTPPGPVHLNFPFRKPLEPTAVPGDVPDGFEDEHPLAVTGRDEPFVTVSQGVPELDPESLVSIAETVSDAERGLLVVGPADAPTPTRDSLSQLADKTGFPILADPLSGHRFGHDRTIIGGYDSYLVRDVTDEWPDPDVVIRFGASPTSKTLRQYLERTDTRQYLVDAAGGWREATFTATDLVVADPTRFVRRLVGELPERSESDDWSASFERADSCHWEHVEQSNDHFEGGVLAAVTELVPDPATLFVSNSMPVRDIDRFGKPRSADVTVLGNRGASGIDGIISTALGAGSATTDPVVLVLGDIAYYHDMNGLLALTRSGVDATIVEINNDGGGIFHMLPIESFDPPFTGQFRTPHGLDFEATEGLYDLDFDRVETLSEFRERFQTSLNTAGTQVIEVITDADASHRVRESIQESVVRDLSD
- the rpl12p gene encoding 50S ribosomal protein P1 encodes the protein MEYVYAALILNESGEELNEENLTNVLDAAGVDVEESRVKALVAALEDVDIDEAVEQAAAVPAGGAAAGGAAGGAAGGDEGDDEGAEEEEAAEEEDDEDEDDDAGGEGLGELFG
- a CDS encoding tripartite tricarboxylate transporter permease → MEVFGTRLVVAPATTATALAFILGGIALGTLSGLTPGIHVNNLALLLASAAPAIPGPPELVGSAMLSAGVVHSFLDVVPTLALGVPDPVMAVSALPGHRLVIEGRGREAIRLSALGSGLAVALAVPLAIPVTTVMTTAYPVIRENLPFVLVFVAGFLVVTEPTMRGKVGGLVALCASVILGVLTLDLSPAAPLDAGGVLTPLFAGLFGAPVLVDAMDGAGVPEQSDAALATSREDVVLTAAAGAVAGAIVGYLPGVSSAIAAVIALTLVPGRTGARGFVVATSGVNTANTVFALFALVALGTPRTGVMVALRETNTPLHLPTLLVSVAIAGIVGFALALVVGDTYLETVGRADYRTLSVGVLSLLVIASFLFAGIVGIGIFLVSVLLGLFPPRVGCRRVHLMGVLMGPLALV